A single window of Rubripirellula lacrimiformis DNA harbors:
- a CDS encoding tetratricopeptide repeat protein, with product MTDTRRVLTAGFRLGFALFMGVSISVIGDPIIAQAPTGSSTESSKEQITADRFLQVLMRRPRPGTALDRVYGFHVQNGSLDDLIESLTVPPDADSAGQKTMIRGLIQAQRGKSALAAEALATAETRLPKDAACSFYLGKSLLAIGETEKAAAAMQRAIDRGPARNEAVPIFTELGRIYGRAGQNEKALAVWTQLESMFPGDGRVGGQIARTQAEEGNLEEALQRFVALSKSAKDEEDKISFAVEAAEMRRRLGQSDQATEDLEVILARLRPGSWLYTDVRNRIEDGFLKSGDYDALADYYQSRLADSSDNLAMQTRLGRILVSAGRLDEAKETLLLAAAKAPEDADVRLALVDVLVSLGDTKAAAGQYEILAKDDPENPDYLLRWGQLLLDDPKSELDARRSAAAAVWQKLADARSDDAVTLSQIADRLRGIERQDDAIQLYRQAIDIDPDSPQYREYLGEYLHKLDRQDEAIQAWESIAEGDRRGRDSLVRLGEVFGTFDLHDRSLAAWRDASKLDLTFAQELRFAKTLRDAKKHDEAIARLEVAQKIAETPDEQEQVLKDLITTYQQAGTLSQQIADLKQLPSTPMNLRQLAMMQQAAGQLTEAAESIEQAMQSDPDNIDVLIVAADIAERQTRIADAAVLFEHLAKVDTRFRTNYLQKFVDLQVRLGQIDEALATCESLIDANPASPESYLHMARTAFRADRDDQAFTALRRAMNVAPRDNAPRRMMASQLADRYRTDEAIELYWQAMQYERQSDDRIALIKQIAPLYDRKGEVDELIQRINAIGREDGDTRGTLLLTSAAYESIEDYGAARQAIDRLLAQQPRDVSLLETMVRLSDLADEVATAAEFQQRIVALADTPENRFKLVQLKLDSGMIDVATALSERISLASDPVRLGSMIQSAASRGESATAIAICREAIKRDSSLWDVKLMLAELLLYENDDDREKWFDEAIQLCDEIRQLDLAMDASPPTQKPSKPSPQLANYPANYLTSPLYWGQDGYQMARNYKLGRYGTQNYGSSSSVGIVRPRTFGHARVIARMLMLARHAKELSGDELDASLAQLMDGPFALPDTDQIDDAMAIWENRSLQSFVALVAGTSNSPYASATPAAEPSEEEKQRQEALNWRLAKLDPENGLSAILPTLMQRIKVPEDEEDHAADDPAADQNNPDQNDPGQDNPDKADSKPIQPLSPEQLDLLVQQFRRIEDKHATGSASSQLSLRTVLMNEFTIAEQPERANEFDIPAPKPDASIQELLATIAFHVQFRDSERAQALVDRLLPAARNHTKSTIGSNSITGSASSIGQTTKRGKSFVAANRLALLDAVLASAIGKTFQTNRRGSSPSDGTLQTYYQTSTGMYRSIQIKAPLSTSLINQSMVAELSSLLPSDPSAKSNSNDRSVRVPLDIIEHLQTPLPDAPIYELKSRGALAAFAHWWDDRPRDCYRALIALCEKYPDDVDLQIERARLASELDQPRVALDALDSFDPLDSRMLVRKEMAAMNLAAELGDIERAKKSAQRLFGMRMDTNTQLALADQLRRLGMNDKAAAVLRRMRGGKTRDESVELQIARSFMASEDKDSAAEVAYSILRKLGSGRSRNQNNQEYYRRQAVEILTSAGRMEPLIERAERRLKSSPSSNRARLELAELYNAAGRGEDAEKLWADMSEDRPADPRQLIARAASMARNKKHKEAADLYLDAFEKQPSLMGNSYYDMRRSVQQAKSEDSMFERLLKIDADAMPGYRLDELVSMGDRTKFSDAKRNFIRHAMKSTHAKQNFHSIIDGIPESEVQKIPEIRDTMIAAICSDDAFLPSSTMWQVRSRSSGGTARGPLADLINMIVADEQVGKQFSDAAQAAAAKEIQKPTAEFLIALVDLKTADQKSDAAKRLHEITAQAVTAANDDDSAADNTTVNISGGLLWQAGQVVETIRDVPDRPALLIALYEASTEDPNVSKVDFRYSVAARLVDAYADNNQSDKARQFALDGYRSIDHSDQNQYNPGYGDYQELREYQSIADKLIDMGCPIDALAIYRRAISEPAKFERSKRWSGSMSIDKFVDSAKKAADAVTPESSTQYLRWTSQALADREDIDRAGQQQIDLMDLPANALLSGDTKPGLTLAIETAIQSDDGKAAVEEFAAAIADLAAKKTEDWSLPAAELLIASMTDPANVSSAADRLTDRLPPMADVAAAEGTPTASKYRDLLDLYPVAKTLVDSQEAEHDEIGKTLVRYLRTAAKTADEPQLDLALAQLIGDTSQTFATYLDSIEAASTEGAPLSAEQCDTALNIARTTAIQGDIAVSTRALTLALGNGPPLRKMATTGDAFTIARSNVNSNNRDDGGMGELVRRVNEIVDLYSDASGFELGTSDPATDKDGKSDGDEPPQEPSKETMTLITDSLRSIVLPQHRPATVFPYATGMVSTTGYDNSQTSGEVQSASIAMARAAAKSGQSKSLIAQLQQRIETTTEKAVVARAIVEASWAANDFATLETALNSFTEAMDSVLPDKDAIAPQAAGPTSITSQMQQDSYRKSESINLVLGCIWPLTGDAVIPVPEVADQVSDLLQRTVALIASDSYTSNRHRSIASKLRKLMLKSSAQGGSPTRFGEILKMESDSIEARYANYDDDRRDEYVQRALEGFMHELVADGMAQQIPLFIRQLIASDEADGTDPQSLTVGKLCLGIQKLPKSDQLDVLQRITLGDSADDPIAHWTGFVRYDTPPEMLQRQTPRLADIQALPTCSPDLPAVDTVLMLADVAAELGKSDQIAETIATRSKQPGDDADIAAALVRLAAIELDDRKIRKSQSGAGQGGTPQSRQLIASLADTFAAIDADLAANKPEKNDKLLRYPMLATHLIARSIPAGLSKKQTTDLLDKILPFATRGQHPMIQSALGRIRALAGVGRAAGASTQSPLKHFAPVTLPMRTVSNMPSLPAMFAIDDDGWVSGTSGNNLTLLMLRFPVTGSFEVTADIWDGNWGESDMGYGGILYRPNGWKKEALIASMGGRSVHVKVPNIESNHLNTEGLKVTDNEVVGFCNGDDYVTDLKTESFPWLSILHRMDRTTKFNNIRVKGDPVIPSEINPIDATLRGWGILTIGRYQADPLLPIGHDQDAGEIAEARRKGLENDTTRWLVQDGQLIYKSLETSNASDPKSHIEYLRPLMDGDTIEYSFWWQWDKTEVHPTIGRTALKLTRKGTLPSWIAITNDLSSTDFVSDDKLDPPAEPIAADNVPNDESWNTITMTREGEVVQVQLNDKPLMDIPIAESSRPGLLREVKRDVKIRDMKLTGDWPAEFPKDLMQRTVE from the coding sequence GTGACAGATACCCGCCGTGTTTTGACCGCAGGTTTCCGCTTGGGCTTCGCCTTGTTCATGGGCGTCTCCATATCCGTGATCGGCGATCCCATCATCGCGCAAGCCCCCACAGGATCCAGTACAGAATCCAGCAAGGAACAGATCACTGCCGATCGTTTCCTGCAGGTCTTGATGAGGCGGCCACGCCCGGGGACTGCACTGGATCGCGTGTACGGTTTCCATGTCCAAAACGGGTCGCTGGACGACTTGATCGAATCGCTGACGGTTCCACCGGATGCAGATTCGGCGGGTCAGAAAACGATGATCCGAGGCCTGATTCAGGCACAGCGAGGCAAGTCCGCGTTAGCAGCCGAAGCGTTGGCGACGGCCGAAACACGATTGCCGAAGGACGCAGCCTGCAGTTTCTATTTGGGCAAATCGTTGTTGGCGATTGGGGAAACCGAAAAAGCCGCCGCAGCGATGCAGAGGGCGATCGATCGCGGCCCGGCGCGAAACGAAGCAGTGCCAATCTTTACCGAACTAGGGCGGATCTACGGCCGCGCCGGCCAGAACGAAAAAGCGTTGGCCGTGTGGACGCAATTGGAATCCATGTTCCCAGGCGACGGACGTGTCGGAGGCCAGATCGCACGGACTCAGGCCGAAGAGGGAAACCTCGAAGAGGCCCTGCAGCGATTCGTTGCGTTATCGAAATCAGCCAAAGACGAAGAGGACAAAATTTCGTTCGCTGTCGAAGCGGCAGAAATGAGGCGTCGTTTGGGCCAGTCCGATCAGGCCACCGAAGACCTGGAAGTCATCTTGGCTCGACTGCGTCCGGGAAGTTGGTTGTACACAGACGTCCGCAATCGAATCGAAGACGGGTTCCTAAAGTCGGGCGACTACGACGCGCTTGCCGACTACTACCAAAGTCGCTTGGCTGATTCGTCGGACAACCTGGCAATGCAAACTCGATTGGGCCGAATCCTGGTTTCGGCCGGGCGTCTGGACGAAGCCAAAGAAACGTTGCTGTTGGCGGCCGCGAAAGCGCCCGAGGATGCCGATGTGCGATTGGCGTTGGTGGACGTACTGGTTTCGTTGGGCGATACCAAGGCGGCGGCTGGACAGTACGAAATCCTGGCCAAAGACGATCCCGAAAACCCCGACTACCTGCTGCGTTGGGGACAACTGCTGCTGGACGATCCCAAGTCGGAACTGGATGCACGACGCAGTGCCGCCGCCGCGGTATGGCAAAAGCTTGCCGACGCGCGATCGGACGATGCAGTCACGCTGTCCCAGATTGCCGATCGATTGCGTGGGATCGAACGTCAAGACGATGCGATCCAACTGTACCGACAAGCCATCGACATCGATCCAGATTCGCCGCAGTACCGCGAATACCTGGGCGAATATCTGCACAAGCTGGACCGCCAAGACGAAGCCATCCAAGCTTGGGAATCGATCGCCGAAGGAGACCGACGTGGCCGCGATTCCCTGGTTCGATTGGGCGAAGTCTTCGGAACGTTCGACCTGCATGACCGATCATTGGCGGCATGGCGGGACGCGTCGAAACTGGACCTAACCTTCGCTCAAGAACTGCGTTTCGCCAAGACACTGCGTGATGCCAAAAAACATGACGAAGCGATTGCTCGGCTAGAAGTCGCCCAGAAAATTGCAGAAACCCCGGACGAACAAGAACAGGTGTTGAAGGACCTGATCACGACCTACCAACAGGCTGGCACGCTAAGCCAGCAGATCGCGGACTTGAAACAGCTTCCGTCGACACCGATGAACCTGCGGCAGTTGGCGATGATGCAGCAAGCGGCTGGACAACTGACCGAGGCCGCCGAATCGATTGAACAGGCGATGCAGTCGGATCCCGACAACATCGATGTCCTGATCGTGGCCGCAGACATTGCCGAACGACAAACGCGGATCGCCGACGCAGCAGTGTTGTTCGAACATTTGGCAAAAGTGGACACGCGTTTTCGCACCAACTATTTGCAGAAGTTCGTCGACCTGCAGGTTCGCCTGGGGCAAATCGACGAAGCGCTGGCGACGTGCGAATCGCTGATCGATGCCAACCCAGCCAGCCCTGAATCCTATCTGCACATGGCTCGCACGGCGTTTCGTGCCGACCGCGACGACCAGGCGTTCACTGCACTGCGCCGGGCGATGAACGTGGCCCCACGCGACAACGCACCGCGACGAATGATGGCTTCCCAATTGGCCGATCGTTATCGCACCGACGAAGCCATCGAACTGTACTGGCAAGCGATGCAGTACGAACGCCAATCCGATGACCGCATCGCGCTTATCAAACAAATTGCACCTCTGTATGACCGCAAAGGCGAAGTCGACGAACTGATTCAGCGCATCAACGCGATTGGGCGCGAGGATGGCGACACGCGTGGCACGCTGTTGCTAACGTCCGCCGCCTACGAATCGATCGAGGACTATGGGGCCGCTCGCCAAGCCATCGACCGATTGCTGGCCCAACAACCGCGCGATGTGTCGCTGCTAGAAACGATGGTTCGGTTGAGCGACTTGGCGGACGAGGTCGCAACCGCCGCGGAGTTCCAGCAGCGCATCGTCGCATTGGCCGACACGCCCGAAAATCGATTCAAGTTGGTCCAGCTAAAACTGGATTCCGGAATGATCGACGTTGCCACCGCGCTGAGCGAACGAATCTCGCTGGCCTCGGATCCGGTCCGTTTAGGTTCGATGATCCAGTCAGCTGCTTCACGCGGGGAATCCGCAACCGCGATCGCCATCTGCCGTGAAGCGATCAAGCGAGATTCCAGCCTGTGGGATGTCAAACTGATGCTCGCCGAACTGCTGCTTTACGAAAACGACGACGATCGCGAAAAATGGTTCGATGAAGCGATCCAACTGTGCGACGAGATTCGTCAACTGGATCTGGCCATGGACGCTAGTCCGCCGACTCAGAAACCATCCAAACCCAGTCCACAGCTGGCGAACTATCCGGCGAACTACCTCACCAGCCCGTTGTATTGGGGACAGGACGGCTATCAGATGGCTCGCAATTACAAGCTGGGGCGGTACGGAACTCAAAACTATGGTTCCAGCAGCAGCGTCGGGATTGTCCGCCCCAGAACCTTCGGCCACGCTCGCGTCATCGCCCGGATGCTGATGCTGGCTCGACACGCCAAGGAGCTTTCCGGGGACGAACTGGACGCCTCCCTTGCCCAGCTGATGGACGGCCCATTCGCATTGCCCGATACCGACCAGATCGATGATGCGATGGCCATCTGGGAAAACCGTTCTCTGCAATCGTTTGTTGCACTCGTGGCGGGGACATCGAACTCGCCATACGCCTCAGCAACACCTGCCGCCGAACCATCCGAAGAAGAAAAGCAGCGTCAAGAAGCACTGAATTGGCGACTGGCAAAATTGGACCCCGAAAACGGCCTGTCCGCCATTCTGCCGACGCTGATGCAGCGGATCAAAGTCCCCGAGGACGAAGAGGATCATGCCGCAGATGATCCAGCCGCCGACCAAAACAATCCGGACCAGAACGATCCGGGTCAAGACAATCCGGACAAGGCGGATTCCAAGCCGATCCAGCCTCTGAGCCCGGAACAATTGGATCTTCTGGTCCAGCAGTTCCGCCGAATCGAAGACAAACATGCAACCGGTTCGGCGTCCAGCCAACTGTCACTGCGCACGGTGTTGATGAACGAGTTCACCATCGCCGAGCAACCGGAACGAGCCAACGAGTTCGACATCCCGGCACCGAAACCTGACGCATCGATCCAAGAACTGCTGGCCACGATTGCGTTTCACGTCCAATTCCGCGACTCCGAGCGTGCCCAAGCATTGGTTGATCGTTTGTTGCCAGCCGCCCGCAACCACACAAAATCAACGATCGGCAGCAACAGCATCACCGGATCGGCCAGCAGCATTGGACAAACAACGAAGCGTGGAAAGTCGTTCGTTGCCGCAAACCGGCTGGCGCTTTTGGACGCGGTCTTGGCTTCCGCCATTGGAAAGACGTTCCAAACAAACCGCAGAGGTTCATCGCCGTCCGATGGCACTCTGCAAACTTACTATCAGACGTCCACCGGCATGTATCGATCGATTCAAATCAAAGCGCCGTTGTCGACTTCCCTGATCAATCAATCGATGGTGGCGGAATTGTCCAGTCTGCTGCCCAGCGACCCGTCGGCGAAAAGCAACAGCAACGACCGATCCGTGCGTGTGCCGTTGGACATCATCGAACATCTGCAAACCCCGCTGCCCGATGCACCGATCTATGAACTGAAGTCACGTGGTGCGTTGGCCGCATTCGCGCATTGGTGGGACGACCGTCCCCGAGATTGTTACCGGGCCCTGATCGCGTTGTGCGAAAAGTATCCCGACGATGTCGATTTACAGATCGAACGGGCTCGGCTGGCCAGCGAACTGGACCAACCGCGTGTCGCGTTGGATGCGCTCGATTCGTTTGATCCGCTGGACAGTCGGATGTTGGTCCGCAAAGAAATGGCAGCGATGAACTTAGCCGCCGAATTGGGTGACATCGAACGCGCCAAGAAGTCCGCCCAACGTCTATTCGGGATGCGAATGGATACCAACACGCAATTGGCGCTCGCCGACCAGTTGCGGCGTTTGGGCATGAACGACAAAGCGGCGGCGGTACTGCGTCGGATGCGAGGCGGGAAAACACGCGACGAAAGCGTGGAACTACAGATCGCGCGCTCGTTCATGGCTAGCGAAGACAAAGATTCCGCAGCCGAAGTGGCATATTCGATTTTGCGTAAATTGGGCAGCGGCCGAAGCCGCAACCAGAACAACCAAGAATACTATCGCCGCCAAGCCGTCGAAATCCTGACGTCGGCCGGTCGCATGGAACCATTGATTGAACGCGCCGAGCGGCGGCTGAAGTCGTCACCATCATCGAACCGAGCGCGATTGGAATTGGCGGAACTGTACAACGCCGCTGGACGTGGCGAAGACGCGGAAAAACTATGGGCAGACATGAGCGAAGATCGGCCCGCCGACCCACGCCAACTGATCGCGCGTGCTGCGTCGATGGCCAGAAACAAAAAGCACAAGGAAGCCGCCGACCTGTACTTGGATGCGTTCGAGAAGCAGCCGAGTCTGATGGGCAATAGCTACTATGATATGCGCCGATCGGTTCAGCAGGCCAAATCCGAAGATTCGATGTTTGAAAGGCTGCTAAAAATCGACGCGGACGCCATGCCGGGCTACCGTTTGGACGAACTGGTATCGATGGGCGACCGAACCAAGTTCAGCGACGCCAAACGTAATTTCATTCGGCATGCGATGAAAAGCACCCACGCAAAGCAGAACTTTCATTCAATCATCGACGGAATCCCGGAATCGGAAGTCCAAAAGATCCCCGAGATTCGCGACACGATGATCGCGGCGATCTGCAGTGACGACGCGTTTTTGCCATCGTCGACGATGTGGCAAGTCCGCAGCCGTTCCAGCGGTGGCACCGCCCGCGGCCCGCTAGCGGACTTGATCAACATGATCGTCGCGGACGAACAAGTCGGCAAGCAGTTTTCCGATGCCGCCCAAGCGGCCGCGGCAAAGGAAATCCAGAAGCCAACGGCCGAGTTTTTGATCGCGTTGGTTGACCTGAAGACCGCCGACCAGAAATCGGATGCCGCCAAACGACTTCACGAAATCACCGCACAGGCCGTCACCGCGGCGAATGACGATGACTCCGCAGCGGACAACACCACAGTGAACATCAGCGGCGGATTGTTGTGGCAAGCGGGACAGGTGGTCGAAACAATCCGCGACGTACCAGATCGGCCAGCTCTATTGATCGCACTGTACGAAGCATCCACCGAAGACCCCAACGTTTCCAAAGTGGACTTTCGGTACTCCGTCGCCGCTCGCTTGGTCGATGCCTACGCGGATAACAACCAATCCGACAAGGCAAGGCAATTTGCGTTGGATGGATACCGGTCGATCGATCATTCCGATCAAAACCAATACAATCCAGGCTACGGTGACTACCAAGAACTGAGAGAGTACCAGTCGATCGCTGACAAACTGATCGATATGGGTTGTCCCATCGATGCACTGGCAATCTATCGGCGTGCCATTTCGGAACCCGCCAAGTTCGAACGATCGAAGCGTTGGAGCGGATCGATGTCGATCGACAAGTTCGTCGATTCGGCCAAGAAGGCTGCGGATGCAGTGACTCCTGAATCCAGCACTCAGTACCTGCGTTGGACCTCGCAAGCACTGGCCGACCGTGAAGACATCGACAGGGCAGGGCAGCAGCAAATCGACTTGATGGATCTGCCGGCCAATGCACTGCTGTCAGGTGATACGAAGCCGGGGCTGACGCTAGCGATCGAAACGGCGATCCAGAGCGATGACGGCAAGGCCGCCGTTGAGGAATTCGCGGCAGCGATTGCGGACCTTGCCGCCAAGAAGACCGAGGACTGGTCATTGCCCGCAGCCGAACTGCTGATCGCGTCGATGACTGATCCGGCAAACGTTTCATCCGCGGCCGACCGACTGACGGATCGACTGCCACCGATGGCCGATGTGGCTGCCGCCGAAGGAACACCCACAGCAAGCAAGTACCGCGACCTGCTGGACCTGTACCCGGTCGCCAAGACCCTCGTCGATTCCCAGGAAGCGGAGCACGACGAAATCGGCAAGACATTGGTTCGCTATCTACGAACGGCGGCAAAAACAGCCGACGAACCGCAGCTGGACCTGGCGCTGGCCCAGTTGATCGGCGACACGTCCCAGACGTTTGCAACCTATCTGGATTCGATCGAAGCGGCATCGACGGAGGGTGCACCGCTATCAGCCGAGCAGTGCGACACGGCGCTGAACATCGCCCGCACGACCGCGATCCAAGGCGACATCGCCGTCTCCACGCGTGCATTGACTCTGGCTTTGGGCAATGGCCCGCCACTTCGAAAAATGGCCACGACGGGCGACGCGTTTACGATCGCCCGATCGAACGTCAATTCGAACAACCGAGATGACGGCGGGATGGGTGAATTGGTTCGACGAGTGAACGAGATTGTGGATCTGTATTCCGATGCCAGTGGTTTCGAACTGGGCACTAGCGATCCGGCAACAGACAAAGACGGAAAATCCGACGGCGATGAACCGCCGCAGGAACCGTCCAAGGAAACCATGACCTTGATTACCGACTCGCTGCGTTCGATCGTTCTGCCACAGCATCGCCCGGCAACCGTGTTCCCGTACGCCACAGGCATGGTTTCGACGACGGGATACGACAACAGCCAAACCAGCGGCGAGGTCCAGTCTGCGTCGATCGCAATGGCGCGTGCCGCCGCCAAGTCGGGACAATCGAAATCGTTGATCGCGCAATTGCAGCAGCGAATCGAAACGACGACCGAGAAAGCGGTGGTGGCACGAGCGATCGTGGAGGCATCTTGGGCGGCGAATGACTTTGCCACGCTGGAGACCGCCTTGAACAGTTTCACCGAAGCCATGGATTCGGTATTGCCCGACAAAGATGCCATCGCACCGCAGGCGGCTGGCCCGACATCGATTACGTCCCAGATGCAACAAGACTCGTACCGTAAAAGCGAGTCGATCAATCTGGTGCTCGGATGCATTTGGCCGTTAACCGGAGATGCCGTGATCCCGGTACCAGAAGTCGCAGACCAGGTTAGCGACCTGTTGCAGCGCACCGTTGCCCTGATCGCATCGGACTCCTACACGTCCAACCGACACCGCAGTATCGCCAGCAAACTGCGCAAGCTGATGCTAAAGAGTTCCGCTCAAGGAGGATCACCGACCCGATTCGGCGAAATTTTGAAAATGGAATCGGATTCCATCGAAGCGAGATATGCCAACTATGACGACGATCGTCGCGACGAATATGTCCAGCGAGCGTTGGAGGGATTCATGCACGAATTGGTGGCTGATGGCATGGCTCAGCAGATCCCGTTGTTCATTCGCCAATTGATCGCGTCTGACGAAGCCGACGGGACCGATCCGCAATCGTTGACGGTCGGCAAACTATGCTTGGGAATTCAAAAACTTCCGAAGTCGGACCAGCTGGATGTATTGCAACGGATCACACTTGGCGATTCCGCTGATGATCCCATCGCCCACTGGACTGGGTTTGTTCGCTACGACACGCCGCCGGAAATGCTGCAGCGTCAAACTCCGCGTCTGGCCGACATCCAAGCGTTGCCGACCTGTTCGCCAGACCTGCCCGCCGTCGATACCGTGCTGATGCTGGCCGATGTGGCCGCCGAACTAGGAAAGTCGGATCAAATCGCTGAAACGATCGCGACGCGCAGCAAGCAACCAGGCGACGACGCTGATATCGCCGCAGCGCTGGTTCGTCTGGCTGCCATCGAACTGGACGACCGAAAGATCCGGAAATCGCAGAGCGGGGCAGGGCAGGGCGGCACACCGCAATCACGTCAACTGATCGCGTCGCTAGCGGATACGTTTGCGGCCATCGACGCGGACTTGGCCGCGAACAAGCCTGAGAAAAATGACAAACTGCTTCGTTATCCGATGTTGGCCACTCACCTCATCGCAAGATCGATCCCGGCAGGCCTATCCAAGAAACAGACCACGGATCTGTTGGACAAAATTTTGCCGTTTGCCACTCGCGGGCAACATCCCATGATCCAATCAGCATTGGGACGCATCAGAGCCCTCGCCGGAGTCGGACGCGCAGCTGGTGCGAGCACTCAGTCGCCACTAAAACATTTTGCTCCCGTTACCCTGCCGATGCGAACAGTATCCAACATGCCGAGTTTGCCGGCCATGTTTGCGATTGATGACGATGGATGGGTCAGCGGCACCAGTGGCAACAACTTGACGCTGTTGATGCTTCGCTTTCCCGTGACGGGATCGTTCGAAGTCACTGCCGACATTTGGGACGGCAACTGGGGCGAATCGGACATGGGCTATGGCGGCATCTTGTACCGTCCCAACGGATGGAAGAAAGAGGCGTTGATTGCCTCGATGGGTGGTAGGTCGGTGCACGTCAAAGTTCCCAACATTGAAAGCAATCATCTGAACACCGAAGGGCTGAAAGTGACTGATAACGAGGTGGTAGGTTTCTGCAACGGTGATGACTACGTCACCGACCTGAAAACCGAGTCGTTTCCCTGGCTGTCGATCTTGCACCGTATGGATCGCACGACCAAGTTCAACAACATTCGCGTGAAAGGCGATCCGGTGATCCCAAGTGAGATCAATCCAATCGACGCGACGCTGCGAGGCTGGGGGATTCTGACCATCGGCCGCTACCAAGCCGACCCGCTATTGCCGATCGGACACGACCAAGACGCCGGCGAGATCGCCGAGGCACGTCGCAAAGGGCTTGAAAACGATACGACCAGATGGCTCGTTCAAGACGGCCAACTGATTTACAAATCTTTAGAAACCAGCAACGCGTCTGACCCTAAATCCCATATCGAATATCTACGTCCGTTGATGGACGGCGATACGATCGAATATTCGTTCTGGTGGCAGTGGGATAAAACGGAAGTCCATCCTACGATTGGACGCACGGCGCTGAAACTGACTCGCAAAGGCACGCTACCATCCTGGATCGCTATCACCAATGATCTGTCATCGACGGACTTTGTCAGTGACGACAAGCTGGATCCGCCGGCTGAACCGATTGCCGCCGACAACGTTCCCAATGACGAGTCATGGAACACCATCACGATGACACGCGAAGGCGAAGTCGTTCAGGTCCAATTGAATGACAAACCCCTGATGGACATACCAATCGCGGAATCATCGCGTCCAGGATTGCTAAGAGAAGTGAAACGGGATGTCAAAATTCGCGACATGAAATTAACCGGCGACTGGCCAGCCGAGTTCCCCAAGGACCTAATGCAGCGGACTGTTGAATGA